A region from the Drosophila mauritiana strain mau12 chromosome 2L, ASM438214v1, whole genome shotgun sequence genome encodes:
- the LOC117150948 gene encoding coiled-coil domain-containing protein 96 → MTFTYKELIDVAIGSPESGHVNFYALHVLLTCFAQRLEVLDEVVEQEDYMVANVRLQSSLLTLGNTSKFRLFAGADAEEGAAEPAAEPPAEEAEAPPAPVEEPPAAEPAPEPAPEPAPEPAPEEPAPQEPAPEEAAPVEAAAPTPEPVGSNHEPTPSATPAPEEHPPSEPEADTSKAPMDVPAEAKGEELAPQASRVSSRSSGRDKSHSQTDGSLTNNLMRLERRLSKIELQKEQATMEVQQFVSNLTSQLKITMEQVNNMTHLLIDRKPNPQRFKLLRHIAKQLRVLMVTTGDEVSVSWSSGDIADGVEEEGLSEEEVPVESSAPTEVEKPEEEEELELEQPLCYSPEKMLTELLDLKSQFCALTNKVNELAAALLKQDSQRLMDQMKDLSETVRDIKLYMASNKEATNSMSTRLNDCVYQIQVLKKSASHLDEVKIDKTEVELLLAEKVDFQQLATKVSLEQLEEYKARLEQMFCEVRHIVSLNEKNVLQIIDNLRMTLGIDALELSLKDFREMIERRVQIIAEALQKYMEMTNDDCAAAAGRVKVMQDLACLACDTTCVMRTVERSKVPSLPNAKGSTGLGPIVTYELGQIRKSGIMGYYRKDEFPHSTSAWTKGASGVPMVKCTPRHAGGSHTTHTADEHMQKVILSKKTSGWT, encoded by the exons ATGACTTTTACGTATAAGGAACTCATAGACGTTGCCATTGGGTCCCCGGAATCAGGACACGTTAACTTTTACGCTTTGCATGTCCTGCTCACGTGCTTTGCCCAACGATTGGAGGTCCTCGATGAGGTTGTCGAGCAGGAAGACTATATGGTGGCCAATGTGCGCTTGCAAAGCAGTTTAC TGACCTTGGGTAACACCTCGAAGTTCCGTCTTTTCGCCGGTGCGGATGCCGAGGAGGGAGCAGCCGAGCCGGCGGCAGAGCCACCAGCCGAGGAGGCAGAGGCACCCCCTGCGCCAGTCGAAGAGCCTCCCGCAGCGGAGCCAGCACCAGAGCCTGCTCCAGAACCTGCTCCAGAGCCTGCTCCAGAGGAACCTGCCCCACAGGAGCCAGCCCCAGAAGAAGCAGCTCCTGTAGAGGCTGCTGCACCAACTCCAGAACCAGTGGGTTCCAACCACGAACCAACTCCATCTGCAACTCCGGCTCCCGAGGAGCATCCTCCTTCTGAGCCCGAGGCAGATACCTCAAAAGCACCAATGGATGTGCCTGCCGAGGCCAAGGGAGAGGAGCTGGCTCCGCAGGCCTCACGGGTCTCCTCGAGATCCTCCGGTCGCGACAAGTCGCATAGTCAAACGGACGGATCTCTTACCAATAATCTAATGCGTCTCGAAAGACGACTCTCCAAGATTGAACTGCAGAAGGAGCAGGCCACCATGGAGGTTCAGCAGTTTGTGAGCAATCTCACCAGCCAGCTGAAGATCACGATGGAGCAGGTGAACAATATGACCCACTTGCTGATCGATCGCAAGCCGAACCCGCAGAGGTTTAAGTTACTCCGTCACATAGCCAAGCAGTTGAGGGTCCTGATGGTGACGACTGGTGATGAGGTTTCTGTGAGTTGGTCGAGTGGGGACATAGCGGACGGTGTCGAAGAGGAGGGTCTGTCAGAGGAGGAGGTCCCAGTGGAGTCTAGTGCGCCCACAGAGGTGGAGAAGCCTGAGGAAGAGGAGGAACTTGAATTGGAACAGCCCCTTTGCTATTCGCCGGAGAAAATGCTCACTGAGCTTCTAGATCTTAAGTCGCAGTTCTGTGCGCTGACCAACAAAGTTAATGAACTCGCTGCAGCCTTGCTGAAACAGGACTCCCAGAGACTGATGGACCAGATGAAGGATCTATCGGAAACAGTGCGGGATATTAAGCTCTACATGGCGAGCAACAAAGAGGCTACCAATAGCATGTCGACACGCCTCAATGACTGCGTATACCAGATACAAGTCCTCAAGAAATCGGCATCCCATTTGGATGAGGTGAAGATTGACAAGACGGAGGTGGAGCTTTTGTTGGCCGAGAAGGTGGACTTCCAGCAGTTGGCCACTAAAGTGTCCCTGGAGCAACTGGAGGAGTACAAGGCCAGGTTGGAGCAGATGTTCTGCGAAGTGCGCCACATTGTCAGTTTGAACGAGAAGAACGTCCTGCAGATCATCGACAATCTGCGAATGACACTGGGCATCGATGCATTGGAGCTGAGTCTCAAGGACTTCCGGGAGATGATCGAGCGGCGGGTGCAGATCATAGCCGAGGCACTCCAGAAGTACATGGAAATGACCAACGATGACTGTGCCGCTGCTGCCGGAAGAGTCAAGGTCATGCAGGATCTGGCCTGTTTGGCCTGCGACACCACCTGCGTAATGCGAACTGTGGAGCGATCCAAGGTGCCCTCGCTGCCCAATGCGAAGGGTTCCACCGGCCTGGGTCCAATTGTCACCTACGAACTGGGCCAGATCCGCAAGTCGGGCATCATGGGATACTATCGCAAGGACGAGTTCCCTCACTCCACCAGTGCGTGGACCAAAGGAGCCTCCGGTGTTCCCATGGTCAAGTGCACTCCGCGTCACGCGGGCGGAAGTCACACCACCCATACCGCAGATGAGCACATGCAGAAGGTCATTCTGTCCAAGAAGACCAGCGGTTGGACATAG